A stretch of Nonomuraea africana DNA encodes these proteins:
- the frc gene encoding formyl-CoA transferase, whose protein sequence is MKALEGVRVLDMTHVQSGPSATQLLGWLGADVVKLEAPTGDITRQQLRDLPGIDSLYFTMLNCNKRSITLNMKSERGKELFAELVKNSDILVENFGPGAVDRMGFTWERLQELNPRLIYASIKGFGAGRYAKFKAYEVIAQAMGGSMSTTGFEEGPPLATGAQIGDSGTGIHAVAGILAALYQRESTGRGQRVQVAMQHAVLNLCRVKLRDQQRLAHGPLKEYPNKTFGEEVPRSGNASGGGQPGWAVRCAPGGPNDYIYVIVQPVGWKPLSAIIGRPELADDPEWATPEARLPKLDKMFQLIEEWSIAHDKWTVLDTLNAQNIPCGPILSTKELVEDASLREEGIVVSVDHPERGAFVTVGSPLQLSDSPVEVRTPPLLGEHNEEIYGAFGVSADELAELKTNGVI, encoded by the coding sequence ATGAAGGCACTGGAAGGCGTCCGCGTCCTGGACATGACCCACGTCCAGTCCGGCCCGTCGGCCACGCAGCTGCTCGGCTGGCTCGGCGCCGACGTGGTCAAGCTGGAGGCCCCGACCGGCGACATCACCCGGCAGCAGCTGCGCGACCTGCCCGGCATCGACAGCCTCTACTTCACGATGCTGAACTGCAACAAGCGCAGCATCACGCTCAACATGAAGAGCGAGCGCGGCAAGGAGCTGTTCGCCGAGCTGGTGAAGAACTCCGACATCCTGGTGGAGAACTTCGGCCCCGGCGCGGTCGACCGTATGGGCTTCACGTGGGAGCGCCTGCAGGAGCTCAACCCGCGCCTCATCTACGCCTCCATCAAGGGCTTCGGCGCGGGCCGGTACGCGAAGTTCAAGGCGTACGAGGTGATCGCCCAGGCCATGGGCGGCTCGATGAGCACCACGGGCTTCGAGGAGGGCCCGCCGCTGGCCACCGGCGCCCAGATCGGCGACTCGGGCACCGGCATCCACGCGGTCGCGGGCATCCTCGCCGCCCTCTACCAGCGGGAGAGCACCGGCAGGGGACAGCGCGTCCAGGTCGCGATGCAGCACGCCGTACTCAACCTGTGCCGGGTGAAGCTGCGCGACCAGCAGCGGCTGGCGCACGGGCCGCTGAAGGAGTACCCGAACAAGACCTTCGGCGAGGAGGTGCCGCGCTCGGGCAACGCCAGCGGCGGCGGGCAGCCGGGCTGGGCGGTGCGGTGCGCGCCGGGCGGTCCCAACGACTACATCTACGTGATCGTGCAGCCGGTCGGCTGGAAGCCGCTGTCGGCGATCATCGGCAGGCCCGAGCTGGCCGACGACCCCGAGTGGGCCACCCCGGAGGCGCGGCTGCCGAAGCTGGACAAGATGTTCCAGCTCATCGAGGAGTGGAGCATCGCGCACGACAAGTGGACCGTGCTGGACACGCTCAACGCCCAGAACATCCCGTGCGGTCCGATCCTGTCCACGAAGGAGCTGGTCGAGGATGCCAGCCTGCGCGAGGAGGGCATCGTCGTCAGCGTCGACCACCCCGAGCGCGGCGCGTTCGTGACGGTGGGCAGCCCGCTGCAGCTGTCGGACTCGCCGGTCGAGGTCCGCACGCCCCCGCTGCTGGGCGAGCACAACGAGGAGATCTACGGCGCCTTCGGCGTGAGCGCCGACGAACTGGCCGAGCTGAAGACGAACGGAGTCATCTAG
- a CDS encoding thiamine pyrophosphate-binding protein, with translation MSELISGGHLVAKALKAEGVDVIYTLCGGHIIDIYDGCVDEGIEVIDVRHEQVAAHAADGYARITGKPGCAVVTAGPGTTDAVTGVANAFRAESPMLLIGGQGALSQHKMGSLQDLPHVDMMTPITKFAATVPSTERVADLVSMAFRECYHGAPGPSFLEIPRDVLDAKVPLDQARIPTNYRASTRQAGDPEAIERLADLLAHSEKPCILLGSQVWTCRGTDAAIDFVRALNVPAYMNGSGRGTLPPGDPHHFQLSRRYAFTEADLIIIVGTPFDFRMGYGKRLSPTATVVQIDLDYRTVGKNRDIDLGIVGDAGAVLSAVTQAATGRVQNAATRRKEWIEELRTVETQAYTKRLPRQHSDSRPIDPYRLVHEINEFLTEDSIYIGDGGDIVTFSGQVVQPKSPGHWMDPGPLGTLGVGVAFAMAAKQARPDKEVVALFGDGAFSLTGWDFETMVRFDLPFIGVIGNNSSMNQIRYGQAAKYGEDRARIGNTLGDVRYDEFAKLLGGHGEEVRDPADIRPAMERARESGKPSLINVWVDPEVYAPGTMNQTMYK, from the coding sequence ATGTCGGAACTGATCTCGGGTGGTCACCTGGTGGCCAAGGCGCTCAAGGCGGAGGGCGTGGACGTCATCTACACGCTCTGCGGTGGCCACATCATCGACATCTACGACGGTTGCGTGGACGAGGGCATCGAGGTGATCGACGTACGCCACGAGCAGGTCGCGGCGCACGCGGCCGACGGCTACGCCAGGATCACCGGCAAGCCCGGCTGCGCGGTCGTCACCGCGGGCCCCGGCACAACCGACGCGGTGACGGGCGTGGCCAACGCCTTCCGTGCCGAGAGCCCGATGCTGCTCATCGGCGGCCAGGGCGCCCTGAGCCAGCACAAGATGGGCTCGCTGCAGGACCTCCCGCACGTCGACATGATGACCCCCATCACCAAGTTCGCCGCCACGGTGCCGAGCACAGAGCGGGTGGCCGACCTGGTGTCGATGGCCTTCCGCGAGTGCTACCACGGCGCGCCGGGCCCGTCGTTCCTGGAGATCCCGCGCGACGTCCTCGACGCCAAGGTGCCCCTCGACCAGGCCCGCATCCCCACGAACTACCGCGCCTCGACCAGGCAGGCGGGCGACCCCGAGGCCATCGAGCGCCTGGCCGACCTGCTGGCCCACAGCGAGAAGCCGTGCATCCTGCTCGGCAGCCAGGTCTGGACCTGCCGCGGCACAGACGCCGCCATCGACTTCGTCCGCGCGCTCAACGTGCCGGCCTACATGAACGGCTCGGGCCGGGGCACACTCCCGCCGGGCGACCCGCACCACTTCCAGCTCAGCCGCAGGTATGCCTTCACCGAGGCCGACCTGATCATCATCGTGGGCACGCCGTTCGACTTCAGGATGGGGTACGGCAAGCGCCTCTCGCCCACCGCCACCGTCGTCCAGATCGACCTCGACTACCGCACGGTCGGCAAGAACCGCGACATCGACCTCGGCATCGTCGGCGACGCGGGCGCCGTCCTGTCCGCGGTCACCCAGGCCGCCACCGGACGCGTCCAGAACGCCGCCACCAGGCGCAAGGAGTGGATCGAGGAGCTGCGCACGGTCGAGACCCAGGCATACACCAAGCGCCTGCCGCGGCAGCACTCCGACTCGCGGCCGATCGACCCCTACCGGCTCGTCCACGAGATCAACGAGTTCCTGACCGAGGACTCCATCTACATCGGCGACGGCGGCGACATCGTCACCTTCTCCGGACAGGTCGTCCAGCCCAAGTCGCCCGGCCACTGGATGGACCCGGGCCCGCTCGGCACGCTCGGCGTCGGCGTCGCCTTCGCGATGGCCGCCAAGCAGGCCCGCCCCGACAAGGAGGTCGTCGCGCTGTTCGGCGACGGCGCCTTCAGCCTCACCGGCTGGGACTTCGAGACGATGGTCCGCTTCGACCTGCCGTTCATCGGCGTCATCGGCAACAACTCCTCGATGAACCAGATCAGGTACGGCCAGGCCGCCAAGTACGGCGAGGACCGCGCCCGCATCGGCAACACCCTCGGCGACGTCCGCTACGACGAGTTCGCCAAGCTCCTCGGCGGTCACGGCGAGGAGGTCCGCGACCCGGCCGACATCCGCCCCGCGATGGAAAGGGCGCGCGAGTCGGGCAAGCCCTCGCTGATCAACGTGTGGGTCGATCCGGAGGTCTACGCCCCCGGGACCATGAACCAGACGATGTACAAGTAG
- a CDS encoding molybdopterin molybdotransferase MoeA yields the protein METDGGGRKVDRASGGHVTWAEARAIALRAAPSSPAEEVPLSMAHGCRLALPLRALVAVPGTDVSAMDGYAVAGEGPWQVVGQVLAGGQAHAEVLKPGWAVEIATGAPVPEGTRAVLPYEAARCMDAGSSGEQNAVPRALPDHSDERGAGSGARQDHSGEREAESRAWSDRSGERERGGGWVAGVVEDGRHVRRRGEDVGLGEMALGAGARVTPMVLGLAAALGHDVLTVHRRPEVAVLVTGDEVVDEGLPEPGRVRDAIGPFLPGLIEWAGGRVGPCLTLPDGPEPLRTALAPQPPGTTAGPTPSPPAGVDTAAPVLEEQLGQGRAEIVVVCGASSKGPADHLRAVLDEVGAEVLVDGVAVRPGHPQLLARLPGGRLVVGLPGNPFAALSAALTLLVPLLKGERYQPGERATLTRPSQESERYQPGEHATLARPSQKSERFQPGERATPAHPRDTRLVPVRRSGSGAVPVGRDRPGSLWGAALADALAVLPPGWDGEPVELLDLPD from the coding sequence GTGGAGACGGATGGCGGGGGCCGCAAGGTGGACAGGGCGTCGGGTGGACACGTGACGTGGGCAGAGGCGCGCGCCATCGCGTTGCGCGCGGCGCCGTCCTCACCTGCCGAGGAGGTGCCGCTGTCCATGGCGCACGGCTGCCGCCTGGCCCTGCCCCTGCGGGCCCTCGTCGCGGTGCCGGGAACGGACGTGTCGGCGATGGACGGGTACGCGGTCGCGGGGGAGGGGCCGTGGCAGGTGGTCGGACAGGTGCTGGCGGGCGGGCAGGCGCACGCCGAGGTGCTGAAGCCGGGCTGGGCGGTGGAGATCGCCACCGGTGCGCCGGTACCCGAGGGCACGAGAGCGGTCCTGCCATACGAGGCCGCCCGATGTATGGACGCAGGATCGTCCGGCGAACAGAACGCCGTGCCACGGGCTCTACCTGACCACTCGGATGAGCGAGGCGCGGGGTCGGGGGCCAGGCAGGACCACTCGGGTGAGCGGGAAGCCGAGTCGCGGGCCTGGTCGGATCGTTCGGGTGAGCGGGAGAGGGGTGGTGGCTGGGTCGCCGGGGTGGTGGAGGACGGGCGGCATGTGCGGCGGCGGGGTGAGGACGTCGGGCTCGGCGAGATGGCGCTCGGCGCCGGGGCGCGGGTGACGCCCATGGTTCTGGGGCTGGCCGCCGCGCTGGGACACGACGTGCTCACGGTTCACCGGCGCCCCGAGGTGGCGGTGCTCGTGACGGGCGACGAGGTGGTGGATGAGGGACTGCCCGAGCCCGGCCGTGTGCGCGACGCCATCGGACCCTTCCTGCCCGGGCTGATCGAATGGGCGGGCGGCCGGGTCGGCCCGTGCCTCACGCTCCCCGACGGCCCCGAACCTCTCCGCACCGCCCTCGCCCCTCAGCCTCCCGGCACCACCGCCGGACCCACCCCCAGCCCGCCCGCCGGCGTCGACACGGCCGCGCCCGTCCTGGAGGAGCAGCTCGGACAAGGCAGGGCGGAGATCGTTGTGGTGTGCGGGGCCTCGTCCAAGGGGCCCGCCGACCACCTGCGGGCGGTTCTCGACGAGGTGGGGGCCGAGGTGCTCGTCGACGGGGTCGCCGTACGGCCCGGCCATCCCCAGCTCCTCGCCAGGCTGCCCGGTGGGCGCCTGGTGGTGGGGCTGCCTGGCAACCCGTTCGCCGCCCTGTCCGCCGCCCTGACGCTGCTGGTCCCGCTGCTCAAGGGCGAGCGCTACCAGCCGGGCGAACGCGCGACCCTGACCCGGCCATCCCAGGAGTCCGAGCGCTACCAGCCGGGCGAGCACGCGACCCTGGCCCGGCCATCCCAGAAGTCCGAGCGTTTCCAGCCGGGGGAGCGCGCGACGCCGGCCCATCCCAGGGACACGCGGCTCGTGCCCGTGCGCAGGTCGGGGAGTGGGGCGGTGCCCGTCGGGCGTGATCGGCCCGGCTCGCTCTGGGGGGCCGCGCTGGCCGACGCGCTGGCCGTGCTCCCGCCCGGCTGGGACGGCGAGCCGGTGGAACTGCTCGACCTGCCGGACTGA